From Kamptonema formosum PCC 6407, a single genomic window includes:
- a CDS encoding chromophore lyase CpcT/CpeT: MTNSTDIATLARWMASDFSNQPQAFENPPFFAHIRVCMRPLPVELLGGISLYLEQAYDYQINQPYRVRVLKLVPAVNCIEIENYAIENEEQFYGSSRDPVRLQALKAETIKKLPGCTFITQWTGNSFLGRVEPGKGCTVVRKGQTTYLDSEFEIDEHKFISHDRGLDPETDEHIWGAVAGPFEFVRWASFAHEVVV, translated from the coding sequence ATGACCAATTCCACAGACATTGCCACCCTCGCCCGCTGGATGGCCTCCGACTTCAGCAACCAACCCCAAGCCTTTGAAAACCCCCCCTTCTTCGCCCACATCCGCGTCTGTATGCGCCCCCTCCCCGTAGAATTATTAGGAGGAATCAGCCTTTACCTAGAGCAAGCCTACGACTATCAAATCAATCAACCCTACCGAGTTCGAGTATTAAAATTAGTCCCCGCAGTTAATTGCATCGAGATCGAAAACTACGCGATCGAAAACGAAGAACAATTCTACGGCTCATCCCGCGACCCTGTGCGCCTCCAAGCCCTCAAAGCCGAAACTATCAAAAAACTCCCCGGATGCACCTTCATCACCCAATGGACGGGCAACAGTTTCCTCGGTCGAGTCGAACCCGGCAAAGGCTGCACCGTAGTCCGCAAAGGTCAAACTACCTACCTTGACAGCGAATTTGAGATCGATGAACACAAATTCATCAGTCACGACAGAGGGTTAGATCCCGAAACTGACGAGCACATCTGGGGTGCAGTCGCCGGGCCCTTCGAGTTTGTCCGCTGGGCTAGTTTTGCCCATGAGGTTGTAGTTTAA
- a CDS encoding type II toxin-antitoxin system death-on-curing family toxin produces MRYLTLTEVLELYRCIIEQSGGAFGIPNLGTLESALAQPRMTFGGEELYPTIIEKASALGFTLIKNHPFLDGNKRIGHAAMEVFLVLNGFEISAPMEEQEKIILQVASSAIARDEFTEWLRCHIAPNSI; encoded by the coding sequence ATGCGCTATCTAACTTTAACTGAAGTTTTAGAACTTTATCGGTGCATTATTGAGCAGTCTGGCGGAGCATTTGGCATCCCTAATTTAGGAACCTTAGAGTCAGCTTTAGCTCAGCCACGCATGACATTTGGCGGGGAAGAACTTTACCCAACTATCATCGAAAAAGCTTCAGCCCTTGGATTTACTTTGATTAAAAATCATCCTTTCTTAGATGGCAACAAACGCATCGGTCACGCAGCAATGGAAGTCTTTTTAGTTTTGAATGGATTTGAGATTTCTGCACCTATGGAAGAACAAGAAAAAATTATATTACAAGTTGCATCAAGCGCGATTGCCCGCGATGAATTTACTGAGTGGCTGCGCTGTCATATTGCTCCTAATTCTATTTGA
- a CDS encoding ribbon-helix-helix domain-containing protein, whose amino-acid sequence MPKNKPNVVETYLESKVKVGVSLTPTAANRLTAIAEKLGISKSELLERIAHSELLKSSNGAELTFSLQHGSGSPKQVSKLKDQTTEGQSHDSGKAESPENSVAQSKELLESYKALQKQYQEQSVAIASLQAKVKELQNHLEAQARDSVSLESYQTLERQSQEQIAAIESLQAQVTANRFGISVEALLLADTENLLAPPEKSFQNAMEYVLKKNAELYQRLA is encoded by the coding sequence ATGCCAAAAAACAAACCAAACGTAGTTGAAACATATTTAGAGAGCAAAGTCAAGGTCGGAGTCTCGCTGACACCGACAGCGGCTAATCGTCTGACGGCGATCGCAGAAAAGCTCGGCATATCAAAGTCTGAGCTATTGGAGCGCATTGCTCACAGCGAGTTGCTCAAGTCTAGCAATGGAGCAGAGTTAACTTTTTCCTTGCAACATGGTTCGGGATCTCCGAAACAGGTTTCAAAATTGAAAGATCAAACAACTGAGGGCCAAAGTCACGACAGTGGTAAGGCTGAGTCCCCGGAAAATTCTGTTGCACAGTCAAAGGAATTGCTAGAAAGCTACAAAGCTTTGCAGAAGCAATATCAAGAACAGAGCGTGGCGATCGCATCTTTGCAAGCTAAAGTAAAAGAGTTGCAAAATCATCTAGAAGCTCAAGCTAGAGATAGTGTCTCTCTGGAAAGTTACCAAACTTTAGAGCGACAATCTCAAGAACAGATTGCAGCGATCGAATCTTTGCAAGCTCAAGTAACCGCCAATCGCTTTGGTATTTCCGTAGAAGCATTACTGCTTGCTGATACTGAAAACTTGCTCGCACCACCAGAAAAATCTTTCCAGAATGCTATGGAATACGTACTCAAAAAGAATGCGGAACTTTACCAAAGGCTGGCGTAA
- a CDS encoding tetratricopeptide repeat protein — MSSDQLEVVQSEYATGKAVFERGQYGDAVRHFEAASALVDRGSRLGGEVQMWLVTALDAAGETQEAIALCKKLVRHPSIDTREQARGLLYILEAPKLSKRPEWLVEIPDLGALGDNQSSALKGGAGGTVKPSKPKLVISEPIDLSKVNTKDNRFIWVGLIGFGVAIAGLIFFS, encoded by the coding sequence GTGAGTTCAGATCAGTTAGAAGTTGTTCAGTCTGAGTACGCAACTGGCAAGGCGGTTTTTGAACGGGGCCAGTACGGGGATGCGGTGCGCCATTTTGAAGCGGCTAGTGCTTTGGTCGATCGCGGTTCCCGTTTAGGGGGTGAGGTGCAGATGTGGCTGGTGACGGCCTTGGATGCGGCGGGAGAAACTCAGGAGGCGATCGCGCTTTGTAAGAAACTTGTCCGCCATCCTAGTATAGACACTCGCGAACAAGCTCGTGGTTTGCTCTATATTCTGGAAGCGCCTAAGTTGAGCAAGCGCCCTGAATGGCTGGTGGAAATTCCCGATTTGGGAGCTTTAGGCGATAATCAGTCTAGTGCTTTGAAAGGTGGCGCTGGCGGGACGGTAAAGCCGTCGAAGCCTAAGCTGGTGATATCAGAGCCGATAGATTTGAGTAAGGTAAATACGAAGGATAATCGGTTTATCTGGGTGGGTTTGATTGGGTTTGGTGTAGCGATCGCGGGTTTAATTTTTTTCAGTTAG
- a CDS encoding single-stranded DNA-binding protein codes for MSLNVVTLVGRVGGEPEIKYFDSGSVKCKLTLAVKRRSRNTEEPDWFTLEIWGKTAEIAGTYVHKGSQIGVTGSLKFDYWQDRNTGANRSTPVIRVEQLDLLGSKRDNDNNMSQSYDEL; via the coding sequence ATGAGTCTCAATGTTGTCACTCTTGTGGGCCGCGTGGGCGGAGAACCTGAAATAAAGTATTTTGATTCTGGTAGTGTTAAGTGCAAGTTGACGCTGGCAGTCAAACGGCGCTCTCGCAATACTGAGGAACCAGACTGGTTTACTTTGGAGATCTGGGGTAAAACTGCGGAGATTGCTGGTACTTATGTCCACAAAGGTAGCCAAATTGGGGTTACGGGGTCTTTGAAGTTCGATTACTGGCAAGATCGCAATACGGGTGCTAATCGCTCTACGCCAGTAATCAGGGTAGAACAATTAGATTTGTTAGGCTCGAAACGCGATAACGATAACAATATGTCGCAAAGCTACGATGAGTTATAG
- a CDS encoding rod shape-determining protein, translated as MGIDLGTANTLVYVSGKGIVLQEPSVVAIDQDLKIPLAVGEEAKKMLGRTPGNVIALRPLRDGVIADFDTAELMLKHFIRRVHEGRTLVAPRIVIGIPSGVTGVERRAVMEAASQAGARDVRLIDEPIAAAIGAGLPVAEATGNMIIDIGGGTTEVAVLSLQGTVLSESVRVAGDELNEAIIQYMKKVHNLVIGERTAEDIKIQIGSAYPTLENDDITMEVRGLHLLSGLPRTITIKGPEVRESMSEPLSVIVEAVKRTLERTPPELAADIIDRGIMLAGGGALMKGLDTLISHETGIVTHVAADPLSCVVLGTGRVLENFKQLERVFSGRSRNL; from the coding sequence ATGGGTATCGACCTCGGTACTGCAAACACACTCGTGTACGTATCCGGCAAAGGTATCGTTCTTCAAGAACCATCTGTAGTTGCCATCGATCAAGATTTGAAAATCCCGCTCGCAGTCGGAGAAGAGGCAAAAAAAATGCTGGGGCGTACCCCTGGTAATGTTATCGCCCTCAGACCCCTGCGCGATGGCGTGATTGCGGACTTTGACACAGCAGAGTTAATGCTCAAGCACTTTATCCGGCGGGTTCACGAAGGCAGAACCCTAGTTGCACCCCGGATAGTGATCGGCATTCCTTCTGGCGTTACCGGAGTTGAACGCCGGGCCGTCATGGAAGCTGCTTCTCAAGCGGGAGCCAGAGATGTCCGGTTAATTGATGAGCCAATTGCCGCTGCGATCGGGGCTGGATTGCCAGTTGCCGAAGCTACTGGCAACATGATTATAGACATTGGTGGGGGGACAACAGAAGTCGCCGTGCTCAGCTTGCAGGGTACGGTGTTGAGCGAGTCCGTGCGCGTTGCCGGTGACGAGCTCAATGAAGCCATCATCCAGTACATGAAAAAAGTTCATAACTTAGTAATTGGAGAACGTACCGCTGAAGATATCAAAATTCAAATCGGTTCTGCCTATCCAACTTTAGAAAACGACGATATCACGATGGAAGTACGCGGCTTACACCTGCTCTCAGGCCTACCGCGAACGATTACGATTAAAGGGCCAGAAGTCCGAGAAAGTATGTCAGAACCGCTTTCAGTAATCGTGGAAGCTGTCAAGAGAACTCTAGAGCGCACTCCTCCAGAACTCGCAGCAGATATTATTGACAGGGGAATCATGCTAGCTGGGGGTGGAGCCTTAATGAAAGGGTTGGATACTCTGATTAGCCATGAAACCGGCATCGTTACTCACGTCGCCGCTGACCCTTTATCCTGCGTGGTTTTGGGAACTGGTCGAGTCTTGGAAAATTTCAAACAATTAGAACGGGTGTTCAGTGGGCGATCGCGAAATCTCTAA
- the mreC gene encoding rod shape-determining protein MreC, which yields MLKNTLRRWWDLRLQIAMLGIALSGAWLIRETQGQALFEVYGWVSRPFQVNASEQEQLLNARTKELQDRLTELQAQNQKLQQLLGYVATQKTKGIAAPIIGRSADHWWQQVTLGRGSKDGIRKGFIVMGPGGLVGRIINVTPNTSVVVLISDPTSRVGVAISRSRHMGFLRGKGDKAKNRAVMEFFDNVPNVKPGDMVSTSSFSQLYPAGLPVGRVESLDMNKSPAPEAIIEFSASINSLEWVVVYAHEEPSEIALPQNAPSKINSAQNQSSQEEGGEEKR from the coding sequence ATGCTAAAAAACACACTGCGTCGATGGTGGGATCTGCGATTGCAAATCGCTATGCTGGGTATAGCTCTAAGTGGAGCCTGGTTAATTCGAGAAACTCAAGGTCAAGCATTATTTGAGGTCTATGGTTGGGTTTCTCGCCCTTTCCAAGTAAATGCCTCCGAACAAGAGCAATTGCTCAATGCCCGTACTAAAGAACTCCAAGACCGCTTAACAGAATTACAAGCCCAAAATCAGAAGCTACAACAGCTTTTAGGTTATGTTGCTACCCAGAAAACTAAAGGAATTGCAGCCCCCATTATCGGTCGAAGTGCAGACCATTGGTGGCAACAAGTAACTTTAGGTCGAGGTAGTAAAGATGGTATCCGCAAAGGGTTTATTGTTATGGGCCCAGGCGGTTTAGTAGGACGGATTATTAATGTCACTCCTAATACAAGTGTTGTCGTTTTGATTAGCGATCCTACTAGCCGAGTTGGTGTCGCTATAAGCCGCAGTCGTCACATGGGTTTCCTGCGGGGAAAAGGAGACAAAGCGAAAAATCGGGCTGTGATGGAGTTTTTTGATAATGTTCCGAATGTCAAGCCAGGAGATATGGTCTCAACTTCATCTTTCAGCCAATTGTATCCGGCTGGGTTGCCAGTAGGCAGGGTGGAGTCTTTGGATATGAACAAAAGTCCAGCCCCTGAAGCTATAATTGAATTCTCGGCATCGATTAATTCTCTGGAATGGGTGGTAGTTTATGCACACGAAGAACCCTCGGAGATAGCTCTTCCTCAAAATGCCCCTTCAAAGATTAATTCCGCTCAAAATCAGTCTTCTCAAGAGGAAGGAGGCGAAGAAAAGCGATGA
- the mreD gene encoding rod shape-determining protein MreD has product MTYFSRMSLGSRHFLHWGVTIASVIVCILILPTRLPGMELLGIGPNWPLIWVVAWSIRRKRTLMEAIVGSIAVGFLQDAMTAPHPTHAVSLVIVGVLTIVLQKMRSIPPEIIEKDPIPIALIVFGMAVVAETVMAFQFSWIGESNLGEIWTYHQRVALCSAILSSLWAPVIYFPLNRLWDITSNWES; this is encoded by the coding sequence ATGACTTATTTCTCTAGGATGTCTCTGGGTTCTCGCCATTTTCTCCACTGGGGTGTAACGATCGCTTCTGTAATCGTGTGCATTTTGATTTTACCTACTCGTCTCCCCGGAATGGAACTTCTGGGAATTGGCCCTAACTGGCCGTTAATTTGGGTAGTGGCTTGGAGTATTAGGCGCAAGCGGACGCTAATGGAAGCTATTGTGGGCAGTATAGCTGTGGGCTTCCTCCAAGATGCCATGACTGCTCCTCACCCAACTCATGCGGTGAGTCTAGTTATAGTAGGAGTTTTGACGATTGTATTGCAGAAAATGCGCTCTATTCCGCCAGAAATTATTGAAAAAGACCCCATACCTATAGCCTTAATTGTGTTTGGCATGGCTGTGGTAGCGGAGACAGTAATGGCTTTTCAGTTTAGTTGGATTGGGGAAAGTAATTTAGGAGAAATTTGGACTTACCATCAACGAGTAGCTTTGTGTTCTGCTATTCTTAGCAGTCTTTGGGCTCCGGTGATCTATTTCCCTCTGAATCGATTGTGGGATATAACGAGTAATTGGGAATCTTAA
- a CDS encoding HAD family hydrolase, which yields MTTSAVSESPPAKFYSHPDIDSFSPKMTVFCDLDGPIVDVSDRYYTTYKLALADTQAAYQAQGVFLNITLLSKQEFWEMKRERVPDAEIAQISGLQGSQINEFRQRVMEIVNEPELLHLDRLQPGVQWAIALLHSHGVRLVLVTLRSQSQATQLLQNYGLARLFTCIRGTQVTDAAYNNYANLKTQLLDEVVEELDSSIDSAWMIGDTEADILAGQALGIPTIAVTCGIRSTTQLHALQPTRILSDLVCTAHHLLTVNC from the coding sequence ATGACAACCAGTGCAGTCTCAGAGTCGCCCCCAGCCAAGTTTTACTCCCACCCAGATATTGACTCATTTTCCCCGAAAATGACCGTATTCTGCGACTTAGATGGCCCCATCGTTGACGTATCCGATCGCTACTACACTACCTATAAGCTCGCATTAGCGGATACTCAGGCAGCTTATCAAGCTCAAGGAGTCTTTCTAAACATCACACTACTTAGCAAGCAAGAGTTTTGGGAAATGAAGCGCGAGCGAGTACCCGACGCTGAAATTGCCCAAATTTCGGGATTGCAAGGTTCGCAAATTAATGAGTTTCGGCAGCGAGTAATGGAAATTGTCAATGAACCAGAGCTTTTGCACTTAGATCGGCTTCAGCCAGGGGTACAATGGGCGATCGCACTTCTTCACTCTCACGGCGTGCGTCTAGTTTTAGTCACATTGCGCTCCCAAAGTCAAGCCACTCAACTCTTACAAAATTACGGTCTCGCCAGACTCTTTACCTGTATTCGCGGTACTCAGGTGACAGATGCTGCGTATAATAATTATGCTAACTTGAAAACGCAACTGTTAGATGAAGTTGTAGAAGAACTAGATTCATCAATAGACTCTGCTTGGATGATTGGAGATACGGAAGCAGATATCCTCGCCGGCCAAGCTTTAGGTATTCCCACAATTGCTGTTACCTGCGGTATTCGTAGCACTACCCAACTACACGCATTGCAACCCACCCGTATTCTCAGCGATCTAGTTTGCACTGCTCATCACTTACTAACAGTTAATTGTTAA
- the argB gene encoding acetylglutamate kinase: protein MLKQSDFPRKSETNRAEVLSEALPYIQQFAGRTIVVKYGGAAMKDSNLKDKVMRDIVLLSCVGARPVVVHGGGPEINTWLAKLGIEPQFKNGLRVTDAATMDVVEMVLVGRVNKEIVSLINQAGGRAVGLCGQDANLIRARPQGEEGIGFVGEVSSVKINLLESLVNGGYIPVVSSVAADETGQAYNINADTVAGEIAAALGAEKLILLTDTAGILEDYHNPDTLIAKLDIQEARGLMESGVVSGGMIPKVNCCVRSLAQGVHAAHIIDGRIPHALLQEIFTDAGIGSMIVASEFRRR from the coding sequence ATGCTCAAACAAAGCGATTTTCCCAGGAAGTCTGAAACCAATAGGGCTGAGGTACTCTCAGAAGCATTGCCCTACATTCAACAGTTTGCGGGACGCACCATTGTTGTCAAATACGGCGGTGCAGCCATGAAAGACAGCAACCTTAAAGATAAGGTGATGCGGGATATTGTACTGCTTTCCTGTGTGGGAGCGCGCCCCGTTGTTGTTCACGGCGGTGGCCCAGAAATTAACACTTGGCTGGCTAAGTTGGGGATCGAGCCACAATTCAAGAATGGTCTGAGAGTGACAGATGCCGCGACGATGGATGTTGTGGAGATGGTATTGGTAGGAAGGGTAAATAAAGAGATTGTTTCCTTGATCAACCAAGCGGGAGGCCGGGCGGTAGGGTTATGCGGCCAAGATGCTAATTTGATCCGAGCCCGCCCCCAAGGTGAAGAAGGTATTGGCTTTGTTGGGGAAGTCAGTAGCGTAAAAATCAATCTTCTGGAGTCTCTGGTTAATGGGGGCTACATTCCAGTAGTGTCGAGCGTAGCGGCGGACGAAACGGGACAAGCTTACAATATCAATGCTGACACAGTTGCGGGGGAAATTGCGGCGGCGTTGGGGGCAGAAAAGTTGATTTTGCTGACTGATACGGCCGGGATTTTGGAGGATTATCACAATCCAGATACTTTGATTGCAAAGCTAGATATTCAGGAAGCTAGGGGGCTAATGGAGTCTGGCGTTGTGTCTGGTGGGATGATTCCTAAAGTGAATTGTTGCGTCCGTAGTTTGGCTCAAGGTGTTCACGCTGCACATATTATTGATGGTCGAATTCCTCATGCTCTGCTGCAAGAGATATTCACAGATGCGGGGATTGGATCGATGATAGTTGCTTCGGAATTTAGAAGGAGATAA
- a CDS encoding rhodanese-like domain-containing protein, protein MKTIPDRITESKDKLPNITPTPSRLKAQSSSHDLKSRLDWGEPGLTIIDARDRESFNKSHITGALPMPMDELVERAKSSLEYNRDIYVYGDSDEETAQAAAQLRAANFENVAELRGGVPAWKAIDGPIDGSLEHDNPGPDAYNVLSRLQHHAQAQKVNR, encoded by the coding sequence ATGAAAACAATTCCCGATCGAATTACAGAAAGCAAAGACAAGCTTCCAAACATTACTCCTACCCCTTCTCGTTTGAAAGCCCAATCCTCTAGTCATGACCTGAAATCTCGTCTAGATTGGGGCGAACCAGGGTTAACAATAATTGATGCACGCGATCGCGAAAGCTTCAACAAAAGCCACATCACTGGTGCGCTGCCAATGCCAATGGATGAATTAGTAGAACGGGCAAAAAGCAGCCTAGAGTACAATCGCGACATCTACGTTTATGGTGACAGTGACGAAGAAACTGCTCAAGCTGCTGCCCAACTTCGCGCAGCCAACTTTGAAAACGTAGCTGAACTTAGAGGTGGAGTTCCTGCTTGGAAAGCCATTGATGGCCCCATTGATGGTTCTCTAGAACACGACAACCCAGGCCCAGATGCCTACAACGTTCTTTCTCGCCTACAACACCACGCACAAGCGCAGAAAGTGAACCGATAA